The Takifugu rubripes chromosome 3, fTakRub1.2, whole genome shotgun sequence genome contains a region encoding:
- the LOC101067977 gene encoding general transcription factor IIH subunit 5-like isoform X2: MVNVHKGVLLECDPAMKEFLLHLDETMALGRKFILKDLDETHLFILAEVVQTLQERVGELMDQNSFPITQK; the protein is encoded by the exons ATGGTTAACGTGCACAAAGGTGTTCTTCTTGAATG TGATCCTGCTATGAAAgagttcctcctccacctggatgAGACTATGGCCCTCGGGAGGAAGTTTATCCTCAAAGACCTTGATGAAACTCACCTTTTTATATTAGCAGAGGTGGTTCAGACTCTCCAGGAGAGAGTTGGCGAGTTGATGGACCAGAATTCCTTTCCtatcacacaaaaataa
- the LOC101067977 gene encoding general transcription factor IIH subunit 5-like isoform X1 — protein sequence MLCFDHFSFHPLICVAVNMVNVHKGVLLECDPAMKEFLLHLDETMALGRKFILKDLDETHLFILAEVVQTLQERVGELMDQNSFPITQK from the exons ATGTTGT GTTTTGACCACTTCAGTTTCCATCCACTCATCTGTGTAGCAGTAAACATGGTTAACGTGCACAAAGGTGTTCTTCTTGAATG TGATCCTGCTATGAAAgagttcctcctccacctggatgAGACTATGGCCCTCGGGAGGAAGTTTATCCTCAAAGACCTTGATGAAACTCACCTTTTTATATTAGCAGAGGTGGTTCAGACTCTCCAGGAGAGAGTTGGCGAGTTGATGGACCAGAATTCCTTTCCtatcacacaaaaataa